Genomic segment of uncultured Desulfobacter sp.:
GTCTGCGGCATTGAAGGCAATGTGGTCCGGGTGTTGATGCCCCTGGTTATTGAAGATGATCAGCTCCAAAAGGGTCTGGATATCATGGAAGCGGGATTGGCCGGTCTGGCCGGGTAAATAGGGAAATTACATGCTACAGTTAAAAAATTCAGATCTGTTTTGTACTCGTTGTTTTATTAATGATCAATGGATTGACGCAGACAGCGGCAAGACCGTTGAGGTAACAAATCCTGCCACCGGAGAAGTGCTTGGTACAGTTCCCTATTGTGGTGCCGATGAAACACAAAGAGCCATTCTTGCGGCTAATGAAAGCCTGGACGCCTGGAGAAATAAAACAGCCGGGGAACGCTCGGCTGTTTTGCGCAAGTGGCACGACCTGCTCATGGAAAACCAGGAAGATTTGGCTACGCTTATGACGGCGGAGCAGGGCAAGCCCATGGCAGAATCCAGAGGCGAGATCGCTTACGCCGCAGGTTTCTTTGAATGGTTTGCCGAAGAGGCCAAACGGGTATACGGGGATGTGATCCCCCAGACCGTGGCCTCCCAGCGCCTGGTGGTGATCAAGCAGCCTGTGGGCGTTGTGGCCGCCATCACCCCGTGGAATTTCCCCAGCGCCATGATTACCAGAAAGGCGGGGGCCGCGCTGGCCGTCGGCTGCACCATGGTGGTAAAGCCTGCAACCGCCACCCCGTTTTCGGCCCTGGCCATTGCAAAACTGGGGCAGCAGGCCGGCGTACCCAAAGGGGTCTTCAATGTATTGACAGGTTCTTCTTCGGCCATTGGCGGGGAATTGACCTCCAACCCCATTGTCCGTAAATTGACCTTCACCGGCTCCACCGAGATCGGTAAGAAATTGATGCAGGACTGTGCAGGTACCATGAAACGCCTTTCCATGGAACTGGGTGGAAACGCCCCGTTTATTGTGTTTGACGATGCCGATATTGATGCGGCTGTGGAGGGCGCCATGGCGTCCAAATACCGCAACTCCGGCCAGACCTGCGTATGCACCAACCGGATTTATGTCCAGGCCGGGGTGTATGATGAATTTTGCCGGAAACTGACAACCGCCGTGGAGGGGCTTAAGGTCGGCAATGGTTTTGATGACGGGGTGCAGCAGGGTCCGCTCATTGATATGGGGGCCGTGGAAACCGTTGAAAGCCACATCCAGGATGCCGTCAGCAAAGGCGGAATAGTCCTGACCGGTGGTGTCCGCCACTCCCTGGGCCGCAGTTTTTTTGAGCCGACCATTGTTGCCGATGCCACGGACGAGATGCGGGTGGCCAAAGAGGAGACCTTTGGGCCGCTGGCCCCGGTGTTCAAGTTTGATACGGAAGAAGAAGCGGTCCGCAAGGCCAATGACACGGAATTTGGTCTGGCTGCTTATTTTTACACCAAAGATCTGGGCAGAACCTGGCGGATGGGTGAAAACCTGGAATATGGTCTGGTGGGTATCAATACCGGTCTTATTTCGAACCCGGTGGCGCCTTTTGGCGGTGTCAAAGAGTCGGGTAACGGCCGGGAAGGATCAAAATACGGACTGGACGACTACCTCGAAATAAAATACATGTGTATGTCCATATAATGTTTGAACGACAAGTCATCCACCTGCGGCGTTGCTGCACAAAGCTGAAACCGGAGCGTACTACAGTACGTGAGGATTTCAAATTTTTATGTAACGCCGCAGGTGGGTGATTTTTCGTTCAATCTTTCAAAAGGAATAATCGTCCTATGACGCTGAAGATCAACATAATGCTGGTGTCCGTGCTGGTGGCGGTTATTCTTGTTTTGGCGGGGATCACATATACCTATACCCAGTCCATCAGCCGCCAGACCGTGGAAAATCACCAGCAGGCCTTGACCAAAGAGGCGGCCAAAATGGTGACACTGTGGCTGGAACATCGGTTTAAGCTGGTGGATGCCCTGGCGCATACCCTGGAAGATCTTTATTTGACCCGGGGAGAGGACCCAAGGCCTATTTTAAAAATGACCATGGAAGCCGGCGATTTTTCCGATGTCTATCTGGGGCTTTATAACGGAACGATGATCGATGGGGCCGACTGGTATGCCTCACGGGATTATGATCCCCGGACCCGGCCCTGGTACAAGCGGGGCATGGAAGAACAAAAAATATCCTTAACCCGGCCCTTTATGGACCAGGGCTTTTGGACGATGGTCATTGCCGTGGTGGTGCCCCTGGTTCACGAAAATCAGGTGGTCGGCGTTTTAAGTGCCAATATCATTTTAGACACCTTGCAGAAGTCGGTGATGGATCTTCGCATCGGCCGATACGGGTCCGCATTTATCATTGACGGCCAGGGTACCGTGCTGGTTCATCAGAACAAGAGCCTGATGATGACCACCAAAATCCAGGAATCCGATCCCGCCCTTTCCAAGTTCGGTTCATATTTCCCCGGACGGGATGCCGGCTCTTTCTCTTATCGGGATCGAATGCTCAGCTTTCACAAACTTACGGATACCGGGTGGTATCTGTGTACCAACGTGGACCGGGAAGAGGCATTGGTCCTGGCCAAAAACACGGATATGCTGTTTGCCATGTCCATGGTCTTGAAAATTTTGGGCATCTTGGCGTTGCTCTTCTTTATTACCGTGGGCGGGTCTGCCCTGATCCTGTTTATCTCAAAAAACAGGTTTGAGGCCATTGTGTCTGGAAAAGACGAGGATCTTCGCGGGGAAATCGTTCGCAGAAAAGAGCTTGAAACCCGTTATAGAACCCTTTTTAACACGGCCACCAATGCCATCATGCTCACAAAAAACGGGATCTATATCGAATGCAATCAAAAGGCATTGGATATGTTTGAGCTTGCCGAAGATGACATCATCGGCAAGACCATGCTGGATCTCTCCCCGGCCACACAGATGGACGGCACGGCCACAACGCTCAAACTGACCCAGCTTGAGCAGTCCCACGGCCATGGCGGTTTCGACGTGTTTAAATGGACGTTCAGCCGGGCCAATGGGTCTGAATTCCCGGCTGAGATAGGAATCTCCACGTTGACCCTGGATCGCGAAATGGTCAAGGTGTACAGTATCTGGGATATTTCAAAACGGGTAAATGCCGAGCAGAATTTGCGCCAGGCCCAGAAAATGGCTGCCATGGGTGAAATGATGTCCGCGATAGCACACCAGTGGCGTCAGCCCCTCAACGCCTTGTCCTCGTACATTGCGTCCCTGACCCCTGCCTTCTACAACCAGATGATATCCGGACCGTTTATTGAAAAATTGGTCCGGGAGGCCGATGCTCAGATCCAGTTTATGTCCAGGACCATCAACGATTTCAGGGAATACTTCAGACCGTCGAAAAACAAACATACCTTTGAAATAATGGATGCCATAGACAGTGCCATCAAGCTGGTCAAACCCCAGTTGCGTCAGAACAATATCACCCTGGATATTGAGCTGGACGATGCCAATGATCCCATGCCTATCCTGGGATACAAGAATGAATTTGTGCATGTCCTGGTCAACATCATCTCCAATGCAAAGGACGCCATCAACGAACGCCAGGCCAACACCCCGGAGCGGACTGTTCACAGGTTAATCAATCTGTCTGTGCTGAAGCGCAGTGATGAGATCTGCCTTGAAATCATGGATACGGGGTGCGGAATTCCTTCCCATTTAATGGAAAAAATATTTACGCCCTATTTTACCACCAAGGGAACGGCCACCGGCACCGGCATCGGTTTGTACATGGCCAAAATGATCGTGGAAAAGGAGATGAAAGGCCATATTCATGTAGAAAACCGGTACACGGGCGTTATGTTCCGGATCTGTCTGCCCCTTGCGCTTGGCAAAACACCCCAAAAGGACGATTAACAGGATCATGATTAATTTCAGCCATTCAAAGGTGCCTGTGGTTTTGGTGGATGATGAATCCTCCGAACTTGATGCATACGGTTTTTTGTTGACCTCCATGGGGGTCAAGCAGGTCATTCAGGTCCAGGACAGCCGCCGCCTGCCCGGGGTGATGAGGGACCTGGGAGTGTGTGTTCTTTTTCTTGATCTGAATATGCCTCATAAGTCCGGCCTTGAGGTATTAAAAGAGCTTCGGGAGACCCATCCGCACATTCCCGTGGTGATCATCACGGCCAATTCAGAGATAGAGAGTGCTGTTGCATGTTTAAAGCAGGGTGCCCATGATTACCTGGTCAAGCCTATCAACATGAACACCTTTGCCTCGGCACTGAGAAACGCCCTGGAAATCTGCGCATTGCGAAACGAGGTGTTCACCCTGAAAGGGGTCTCCTTTAACCAGAATCTCAAATATCCGGAACATTTCCGGAATATCATCACCCAGAATCCCAGGATGATCGGGCTTTTTCAGTATATTGAGTCCATCTCCAGCAGCCGGGAACCCATTTTGATTCTTGGCGAAACCGGCACGGGCAAGGAGCTGATTTCCCGGGCCATCCATGATGTGTCCGGGCTTGAAGGCCCTTTTATTCCGGTGGATGTGGCAGGGCTTGATGACAATCTGTTTTCGGATACGCTGTTCGGCCATAGCAAAGGTGCGTACACCGGGGCCGATAAACACAGGGAGGGCCTGGTGGAAAAGGCTGCCGGCGGTTCCCTGTTTTTAGATGAAATCGGGGATCTTTCCGCCGCGTCCCAGGTGAAGCTGCTGCGGTTGATCCAGGAGGGGATTTTTTACCCCTTGGGGTCAGACAAGCCCAGGACCTGCCGGGCACGGATTATCTCTGCAACCAATAAAACCCGAAACGCGCTTGCGACCGAAGACCAGGGCCGTTTCAGATCCGATCTTTTTTTCAGGCTTTCCACCCACCTGATCGAGGTGCCCCCGTTACGGGAGCGCAAAGAGGATATCCCCCTGATCGCAGCAGGCCTAAGGGATCAGGCCGCCAAAGCCATGGGCAAGCCCGTCGTTGAAACCGGACAACAGTTGTCTGCCGTTCTGGAGGCCCATGCGTTCCCGGGCAATATCCGGGAGCTGAAAACCTATATCTACGATGCCGTGGCGCAAAGTACCGGCACAAGCCTCAGTGTTGACGCGATCCTGGACCGGCTGGCGGATGTCTCGACCGTATCCCGAGCCCCAATGGTTGGCGCAGCCCCTAACCGTGATACGGTTCTGGAAGATTTAATGGGCGGGTTTCCCACCCTGGCCGCCCTGACCGAATATGCCATTGACCAGGCCCTGGAACGTACCGATAACAATCAAAGTCAGGCCGCCCGACTTCTGGGCATCTCCAAACAGGCCCTGAGCAAGCGATTGAAAAATCGGGACAAAAGTTGACACCGTGCGTCAATCATAGTTGACATTGTCAATCATGGTTGACGATAAATCGTTTCTTGCTATATAATCATCCATTCTCTGTGTAGTTTGGCGGGAGCCAAACCTCTGTGTTCTCTGTGGTTTTAAAAAATGAAATCCCGAAGGGATTAAATGCCTTTTTCCCAATCTCCTGGTTTGTAACGTTAACGGGCTTTGCCCGCAGTTTTTTTTAACCACAGAGGACACAGAGAGCACAGAGTTTTTTCCGGGTAATTATTCCAAGCAGTCTTCATTTTTCAACGATTCGAAGTTTCTGGCACACGCCTTGCTGATGTTGCATTGTTACGTTTATGAAACCACATGCGAAAAATTTAATTGTTTTCGCATTATTTTAACATCCATAAGGAGGAAGACATGAAGCTCAATCGTTTTTGGACCGCAACGGCAGCCGCCGGGCTTTTAATCAGCGGGCTTATTTTTACAGGCCCTGCAACGGCAGATGACGCAACCATCAAGATCGGTAACATTATCCCACTGTCAGGCCCTTCTGCCTCTGTGGGCCAGCAGGGAAAAAATGCCAGGGAGATGGCCATTGAGGAGATCAACGCAGCCGGCGGTATCAAATCCCTGGGTGGTGCCAAACTTGAAATGCTCTATGCCGATTCCGAATCCAAGCCGGAAAAAGGCGTTTCCGAAGCAGAACGCTTGATCAACACCGAAAAGGTCAATGTCCTTACCGGATGCTGGAACTCCGCAGTGACCTATCCCACCACAGCGGTTGCTGAACGGTATGGGGTGCCCTTTATCGTGCCGGTGTCCGTGTCCGACAAAATCACCGAACAGGGATTTAAAAATGTATTCCGTATTGCCGCCAAGGATTCCTGGTGGACCCGGGATCAGTTCTCCTTTTTAAAAGATATGCAGACCGAGTTTAACACACCGGTCAAAAAACTTGCCTTTGTGTATGAAAACGGCGACTGGGGAAAAGGCATGGCCGGTCAGTGGAAAAAACTGGCTGAAAAAGACGGCTATGAGGTTGTACTGGACGAACCGTATCCTTCCACCGCCACCGACCTGAGCCCTGTGGTTCAGAAAATCAGACGCTCCAGAGCAGATGTCCTTTTGCTGGTTTCCAATGCTGCGGACGCCATTCTTTTGACCAACACCCTGGCAGAATATAAAGTTAGTTTGAAAGCCATTGTGACCACCGGCGGCGGACATGCCGACCCCTTCTTTATCAAAGCCGTGGGTAAAAACGCCCAGTATCTTTTCGATATTGTGGAGTGGGAAGCCGACATCAACAAGCCCGGCGCCAAAGAGACCAATGAAAAATACAAAGCCAAATACGGTTATAACCTCACCGGTGAAGCTGTGGACGCCTATGTTGCCATGTACGTGATCAAAGATGCCCTGGAACGTGCCGGCAGCCTTGATAAAGACGCCATCCGCAACGCGTTGGCCCAGACCAACCTAACCTCAGGCCCCGGCATGATCGTCGGCTATGACGCGGTCCAGTTTGACCAAAGCGGCCAGAATTCCCATGCATCACCAGTTATCGTACAGATCAATGATGCGGGCAACGGCCTTGAAAGAATTACCGTCTGGCCCAAGAGCGCCAGACGCGCCGGATACACCCCTGTTTTCCCCAAACCATAAAACGCCCATCTCAATGTCCCGTTTTAAAACTGTAGCACCCATTTTAAAACGGGACATAACCGTCCGGAGAAAAAGATGATCTATTTAATTGAAGATACAATCAACGGCATCCTCATGGGCTCGATTTACGGGCTGACTGCCCTGGGGTTGACCATTATTTTCGGCGTGCTCAAGGTCGTTAACTTTGCCCACGGCACCCTTTTAATGGTCAGCATGTATGCGGCATACTGGACCGTTGCCCTGTCAGGACTTCATCCCTACCTTGCTCTTATTATAGTTGTTCCGGTCATGTATGTGTTTGGATACTATCTGCAGGATATTGTGATAAAGCCCATTTTTAAAGCTGAAAAAAATGTCCGGGAACCCAGTACGGTAATTATTGTTACCACCGGGGTGTGGTATGTGCTGGATAACTTGACCCTGATGGTTTTTGGTCCCCAGTACCGTTCTTTGCCGGATAATCCGCTCCAGGGGAAAATGATAGAGCTTGGAGAGATGTTTATCTCCGTGCCTAAGCTGTGGGGTGCCATAACTGCTGTGGCCACCGCCTTTGGCGTCTACTACTTTTTTCAGAAAACACGAACCGGACGAGCGATTCGGGCATGCAGTCTGGACCGAGATGCGGCCAGTTTGTCCGGTATCAATCAGTACAAGATCTACAACATGGCCTTTGGGCTGGGGTCGGCCGTGACCGGCATTGCCGCGGTCACTCTGGTTCCCTTTTACAATACCTTCCCTACCGTTGGTGTTCTGTTTGATATCAAAGGCTTTATCATTGTCGTGTTAGGCGGGCTCGGCTCCATTCCCGGGGCCATCATCGGCGGGATCATCATCGGGGTCATCGAATCCGTGGGGCCCCAGTTCATGACCGCAACGTGGACAGAGGCCATTGTATACGGTTTGTTCCTTCTGGTCCTTTTTGTTAAACCTTCAGGATTGTTCGGAGTAAAATATGACTGGTAAACCCATCGCAGGCACAGGGGACAACAACGCCCCCTACGAGACGGAAGGCGGCATTCTTGATAGGCCTGCCCTGGCCCGTAAAGTGGTTAAGGATACCATTAACAAGGTGCTGCTCGGGGCGGTGCTGATTCTGGTACTGGCCTTGCCGGCTGTTGTCAGCAGTCCCACCTGGCTGCATATCATTGTGCTGATCTTTTTTTACGCCTACCTGACCACCTCCTGGAACATGGTCGGCGGATTTGCAGGGGTCCTGCCCTTGGGGCATGCGGTGTTTCTGGGCATCGGCGCATATACCTCAACGGTGCTTTCCCTTCAGTACGGCATCAGTCCCTGGCTGGGGATGCTCATCGGCGGTGTGTTAGCGGTTGCCGCCGGTATGGTCATCGGGCTTCCCACCTTGAAGATGCGCGGGGCCTACTTTGCCCTGGCCACCATCGCCTTTGCCGAGGGTGTCCGCGTCATGGTTGAGAACCTGGACTTTCTTGGACCCTTCAAGCTCAATGGTCCCAGGGGGCTGCAGATTCCGCCCTTAAACGTGGGTTGGTCCCATTTTATGTTTTCATCCAAGGTGCCGTATTACTACATTATTTTGGCCATGCTGCTGGTGATTCTGTTTTTAACCTGGGCGGTTTCCAGGTCCAAACTGGGATATTACCTGACCGCCGGTGGCGAAGAACCTGAAGCGGCCCAGGCACTGGGTGTCAACGTATCCCGGGCTAAAGTGATCGCCATGGCACTGAGCTGCTTTTTTACCGCTCTGGCCGGAACGTTTTACGCTCAGTTCTCTTTGTTTATTCATCCTAAAAGTACCATTTCCCTTGATATATCCTTTGAGATTGCCTTTATCGCTTTGATCGGCGGCAGGGGATCTATTGCAGGACCTGTTCTGGGTGCGTTGCTCCTGCGGCCGGTCAGTGACCTGTCAAGAATTTATTTTGGAGATATTCTGCCTGGGATGCATCTGGTAATTTACGGTGTTGTGCTCATTCTGGTGATGATTTTTCAACCCCGTGGTCTGCAGGAACCCTTGACCCGGCTGTATGACAAAGTGGTGAACCGCATGGTCGACGGCTTCATTAAAGGAGGGGGGAAATGAATCTTCTTGAATTAAAGAATGTGACCAAACAGTTCGGCGGCCTGACGGCGGTGAACAATTTGAGTCTGTCCATGGAAAAAGGTGAAATCCTCGGGGTGATAGGGCCCAACGGGGCCGGAAAGTCCACGGCATTTAACTGTATTGCAGGCGTGTTTCCCCCCACAAAAGGTGAGGTGATTTTCGACGGCCAGGTGATCAACGGGCAAAAGCCCTGGGATTTGTGCAAAAAGGGTCTGGCCCGCACATTTCAGATCGTGAAACCCTTTGCGTCCAAAAGCGTACTTTACAATGTGACGGTGGGCGCTTTTGTCAATACGTCCAGCAGGGCGGAAGCCGAGGCCAAAGCCATTGAAGTGCTGAAGCTCCTTAATTTTGACGATAGAAAGGATGCCAAATCTGCGGATCTGACCATTGCAGACAGAAAGCGCCTTGAGATCGCCCGGGCCCTGGCCACGAATCCAAGACTTCTGCTCCTGGATGAGGTAATGGCAGGTCTGAGGCCGGCTGAGGTTGATGAGATGGTTGAAATCATAAGGTTTCTGCGCGACCAGGGCGTGACCATTCTGGTAATTGAACATATCATGCGGGCCATCATGGCATTATCCGACCGTCTTGTTGTCATCCAATTCGGGGAAAAAATCGCAGAAGGCCTGCCCGAAGCCGTGGCGTCCGATGAAAAAGTGATTAAAGCATATCTGGGAGATGAATATGGGGTTTCTTGAGGTAAATAACATTGATGTCAGTTATGGGGATGTCCAGGTCATTTTTGATCTGTCCATGCGCATTGAAGAGGGTGAAGTGGTCTCCATTATCGGCGGTAACGGTGCCGGGAAATCCACATTGCTGCGCACCATTTCAGGGTTGATGCAGCCGTCCGCCGGTCAGATCACCTTTAAAAATAGATCGATACACACCCAGCCGCCCGAGGAGATTGTCAACCGTGGTATTGTCCATGTCCCGGAAGGGCGCAGGCTTTTTTCTTTGATGACCATAAAAGACAATCTTATTGTGGGTGCGTATAACAAGGAAGCCGACAAGTACAAAGAGCAGACCCTGGCCCAGGTATATGAGATGCTGCCGCGACTCAAAGAGCGGGAAAATCAAACTGCCCTGACTTTGTCCGGCGGGGAGCAGCAGATGGTGGCCATTGGGCGGGGGCTGATGGCCCGGCCTAAAATCCTGATGTTGGATGAACCTTCCCTGGGGCTTGCCCCGGTTCTGGTCAACAGTATTTTTGAGACCATCCGGAAAATCGCCGACCAGGGCACCACCGTACTCCTGGTCGAACAGGACGTGAACCATTCTCTGCGCCTTTCAGACCGCGGCTATGTCCTGGAACACGGCCGAATTGCCCTGGAGGGCAAGGCCGATGAACTTTTGGGTAATCCCCACATTAAAGAAGCGTATTTAGGTATTTAGCTGTAAATTTTTCTCAGGCCCCCTTTATGGGGGCTTCTTGAGATCCTACGAATATTTTTGTCTCCCCCCATTCCCTGCCACAAAAATACCGTCACCATAATCCATTCAGTTCCATAGTCAGAATTAAACCCGTCACGGATGCGCGGGATTTTAAGTCTCCATCAAACAACCCGCAAAATACAAACCAAGATGTTTGAAAAAAACATTCAATCCCTTCGGGATTTCGTTTTTAAACCACAGAGGGCACAGAGGTTTGGCTTTCGCCAAACTGCACAGAGAATAGCGCTGTGATGAAAAATGACAGGATGGGCACGCTTTTTGTGCCCATCGATTGTTCGTAAAAATTAACCACCCCTAAATTTATCGTTCAGTGACAAAATGTTTTACATCTAATGGTGGGCAAAGCTGCGCTTTTGTCCATCCTACTTGGCTATTGTTGATGAATGCTGTTTTGAACTATATCTGGGCGCGGATAAGTAGACTTGTGCCGCTTTTTCAGGATAAATCAGAGGCAAGAGTTTAATATATAAAATTTATTCTTGCTTTTCTTTATCCAGGGTGGTTAATCTCTCATAGAATTTATTTGTTATTACATGCTGTTTCGAAGGGTTTAAAATTGAAAACACAAACACCATTAGTAA
This window contains:
- a CDS encoding NAD-dependent succinate-semialdehyde dehydrogenase; protein product: MLQLKNSDLFCTRCFINDQWIDADSGKTVEVTNPATGEVLGTVPYCGADETQRAILAANESLDAWRNKTAGERSAVLRKWHDLLMENQEDLATLMTAEQGKPMAESRGEIAYAAGFFEWFAEEAKRVYGDVIPQTVASQRLVVIKQPVGVVAAITPWNFPSAMITRKAGAALAVGCTMVVKPATATPFSALAIAKLGQQAGVPKGVFNVLTGSSSAIGGELTSNPIVRKLTFTGSTEIGKKLMQDCAGTMKRLSMELGGNAPFIVFDDADIDAAVEGAMASKYRNSGQTCVCTNRIYVQAGVYDEFCRKLTTAVEGLKVGNGFDDGVQQGPLIDMGAVETVESHIQDAVSKGGIVLTGGVRHSLGRSFFEPTIVADATDEMRVAKEETFGPLAPVFKFDTEEEAVRKANDTEFGLAAYFYTKDLGRTWRMGENLEYGLVGINTGLISNPVAPFGGVKESGNGREGSKYGLDDYLEIKYMCMSI
- a CDS encoding cache domain-containing protein, with the protein product MTLKINIMLVSVLVAVILVLAGITYTYTQSISRQTVENHQQALTKEAAKMVTLWLEHRFKLVDALAHTLEDLYLTRGEDPRPILKMTMEAGDFSDVYLGLYNGTMIDGADWYASRDYDPRTRPWYKRGMEEQKISLTRPFMDQGFWTMVIAVVVPLVHENQVVGVLSANIILDTLQKSVMDLRIGRYGSAFIIDGQGTVLVHQNKSLMMTTKIQESDPALSKFGSYFPGRDAGSFSYRDRMLSFHKLTDTGWYLCTNVDREEALVLAKNTDMLFAMSMVLKILGILALLFFITVGGSALILFISKNRFEAIVSGKDEDLRGEIVRRKELETRYRTLFNTATNAIMLTKNGIYIECNQKALDMFELAEDDIIGKTMLDLSPATQMDGTATTLKLTQLEQSHGHGGFDVFKWTFSRANGSEFPAEIGISTLTLDREMVKVYSIWDISKRVNAEQNLRQAQKMAAMGEMMSAIAHQWRQPLNALSSYIASLTPAFYNQMISGPFIEKLVREADAQIQFMSRTINDFREYFRPSKNKHTFEIMDAIDSAIKLVKPQLRQNNITLDIELDDANDPMPILGYKNEFVHVLVNIISNAKDAINERQANTPERTVHRLINLSVLKRSDEICLEIMDTGCGIPSHLMEKIFTPYFTTKGTATGTGIGLYMAKMIVEKEMKGHIHVENRYTGVMFRICLPLALGKTPQKDD
- a CDS encoding sigma-54 dependent transcriptional regulator, giving the protein MINFSHSKVPVVLVDDESSELDAYGFLLTSMGVKQVIQVQDSRRLPGVMRDLGVCVLFLDLNMPHKSGLEVLKELRETHPHIPVVIITANSEIESAVACLKQGAHDYLVKPINMNTFASALRNALEICALRNEVFTLKGVSFNQNLKYPEHFRNIITQNPRMIGLFQYIESISSSREPILILGETGTGKELISRAIHDVSGLEGPFIPVDVAGLDDNLFSDTLFGHSKGAYTGADKHREGLVEKAAGGSLFLDEIGDLSAASQVKLLRLIQEGIFYPLGSDKPRTCRARIISATNKTRNALATEDQGRFRSDLFFRLSTHLIEVPPLRERKEDIPLIAAGLRDQAAKAMGKPVVETGQQLSAVLEAHAFPGNIRELKTYIYDAVAQSTGTSLSVDAILDRLADVSTVSRAPMVGAAPNRDTVLEDLMGGFPTLAALTEYAIDQALERTDNNQSQAARLLGISKQALSKRLKNRDKS
- a CDS encoding ABC transporter substrate-binding protein, with the translated sequence MKLNRFWTATAAAGLLISGLIFTGPATADDATIKIGNIIPLSGPSASVGQQGKNAREMAIEEINAAGGIKSLGGAKLEMLYADSESKPEKGVSEAERLINTEKVNVLTGCWNSAVTYPTTAVAERYGVPFIVPVSVSDKITEQGFKNVFRIAAKDSWWTRDQFSFLKDMQTEFNTPVKKLAFVYENGDWGKGMAGQWKKLAEKDGYEVVLDEPYPSTATDLSPVVQKIRRSRADVLLLVSNAADAILLTNTLAEYKVSLKAIVTTGGGHADPFFIKAVGKNAQYLFDIVEWEADINKPGAKETNEKYKAKYGYNLTGEAVDAYVAMYVIKDALERAGSLDKDAIRNALAQTNLTSGPGMIVGYDAVQFDQSGQNSHASPVIVQINDAGNGLERITVWPKSARRAGYTPVFPKP
- a CDS encoding branched-chain amino acid ABC transporter permease, which encodes MIYLIEDTINGILMGSIYGLTALGLTIIFGVLKVVNFAHGTLLMVSMYAAYWTVALSGLHPYLALIIVVPVMYVFGYYLQDIVIKPIFKAEKNVREPSTVIIVTTGVWYVLDNLTLMVFGPQYRSLPDNPLQGKMIELGEMFISVPKLWGAITAVATAFGVYYFFQKTRTGRAIRACSLDRDAASLSGINQYKIYNMAFGLGSAVTGIAAVTLVPFYNTFPTVGVLFDIKGFIIVVLGGLGSIPGAIIGGIIIGVIESVGPQFMTATWTEAIVYGLFLLVLFVKPSGLFGVKYDW
- a CDS encoding branched-chain amino acid ABC transporter permease, with the translated sequence MTGKPIAGTGDNNAPYETEGGILDRPALARKVVKDTINKVLLGAVLILVLALPAVVSSPTWLHIIVLIFFYAYLTTSWNMVGGFAGVLPLGHAVFLGIGAYTSTVLSLQYGISPWLGMLIGGVLAVAAGMVIGLPTLKMRGAYFALATIAFAEGVRVMVENLDFLGPFKLNGPRGLQIPPLNVGWSHFMFSSKVPYYYIILAMLLVILFLTWAVSRSKLGYYLTAGGEEPEAAQALGVNVSRAKVIAMALSCFFTALAGTFYAQFSLFIHPKSTISLDISFEIAFIALIGGRGSIAGPVLGALLLRPVSDLSRIYFGDILPGMHLVIYGVVLILVMIFQPRGLQEPLTRLYDKVVNRMVDGFIKGGGK
- a CDS encoding ABC transporter ATP-binding protein, which produces MNLLELKNVTKQFGGLTAVNNLSLSMEKGEILGVIGPNGAGKSTAFNCIAGVFPPTKGEVIFDGQVINGQKPWDLCKKGLARTFQIVKPFASKSVLYNVTVGAFVNTSSRAEAEAKAIEVLKLLNFDDRKDAKSADLTIADRKRLEIARALATNPRLLLLDEVMAGLRPAEVDEMVEIIRFLRDQGVTILVIEHIMRAIMALSDRLVVIQFGEKIAEGLPEAVASDEKVIKAYLGDEYGVS
- a CDS encoding ABC transporter ATP-binding protein, whose protein sequence is MGFLEVNNIDVSYGDVQVIFDLSMRIEEGEVVSIIGGNGAGKSTLLRTISGLMQPSAGQITFKNRSIHTQPPEEIVNRGIVHVPEGRRLFSLMTIKDNLIVGAYNKEADKYKEQTLAQVYEMLPRLKERENQTALTLSGGEQQMVAIGRGLMARPKILMLDEPSLGLAPVLVNSIFETIRKIADQGTTVLLVEQDVNHSLRLSDRGYVLEHGRIALEGKADELLGNPHIKEAYLGI